In Alteromonas macleodii, the sequence TACAGGTGCAACCATCTCCATATTGGCTTCCCAGAACGAATCAATTGTACCTACATCACGCCAATAAGCGTTGTCACCGCCACTTTGCTCAAATGGGTAAGCATATACCGGGTGGTCAGCTATTATCGATGGAATAATGTCTTTACCAAAATCACGCTGAGAACCCATATTTTCAGAGTCTACTCGCAGTTGCTCAAACAAAAACTCGGTGTCGAATACATAGTTGCCCATAGAGGCTAGGCAGCGCGTGGGGTCGTTCGGAAGCGGGGTAGGGTTGGCAGGTTTTTCTTCAAAACCATTGATACGGTAGTTTTCATCTACGGACATTACACCAAACGCACCTGCTGCTTCTTCTAGAGGCACTGACATACATGACACGGTCATTTTCGCACCAGACTCTTTGTGCTTAGCGAGCAAATCACCGTAGTCCATACGATAGATATGGTCACCTGATAGGATCATAACGTATTTGGGCAGCTCATCACGAATGATGTCGATATTTTGAAAAACAGCATCGGCGGTGCCTTCATACCAACTGTCGGAAAACCGTTGAGACGCGGGAAGAATTTCAACTGATTCGCCAAGTTCTTTCTTGAAGTGCCCCCATCCTCTGACCAAGTGGCGAATTAAGGAGTGAGACTTGTACTGTGTCACTACGCCAATTCTTCGAATGCCTGAGTTAACACAATTTGATAGGGGAAAGTCGATGATTCTAAATTTACCGCCGAAATAAAGCGCCGGTTTGGCTCGCCAAGTAGTGAGCTCGTGTAGTCTTGAACCTTTCCCCCCAGCTAAAATAAGCGCATATGTATCGCGGGTAAGGTTACTGATGTAACGAGAACTTTGATCTGCCATTTCCTAAAAACTCCTGTAAAAAAGCGACAACTGTGTATCGATAGAAATATAAAAAGAAAACGAGGTGTTGCGATTGATTGCGCTATGCATGAAAGGCCCGACAGAACAGGCTTTACTGATAACCTAAACCCATATTACACAAGATAATTTATAATAACAGCGTGATTTTCTTGCTTTGTGATGAAATGGTTAAATTTTTAAATATTTTGTTGCTTGACGATGGTTCTAAGCAAGACACCCACCGTAACATCAAACTTATACTATAAGTATCTAAACAAGACACCCATCGTAACATCGACCTTCTTTCCTAAGGGATAAGAAAGAAGGGTTTAGCAAGACACCCATCGTAAGATTCATACTCATAAAGCATAGTTGAGGTATCCACTATCACAAGGTGAAAGACGGGGTAGGAGAGTGTTAGAAGGAGCTAGAAAGACACCCATCTAAAATTACGAACACATAAAAGGTACCTGTACGCCGAAGCGCCTTTAACTCCGTTAAAAATAGCTGGTTGGGTGTCTATATAACGGCAATTTCGGAAAAGCGTTACATACGACTTAAAGTGACAATTGTTAATTAGATGTTATATTTGAATAACTGTTTTTTTGTGGAGTCTCAGATGGGAGCATTAAAGAAAGTTTTAGTGGTAGTTGGTGTTGTAATTCTATTGTTTGTAATTACAAGCTTTTTTATTCCAAATGAGTACAGTGTGGAAAGGAAAGTTAGCATAGACGCCGAACCTTCTGAGATATATCCGTATGTCGTTGATCTAAAAGAATGGCAGAAGTGGGGAGTGTGGTTTAAACGCGATCCAAACATGAAGCTTGATTATTCTGGTCCAGATAGGGCTATTGGGATGCGTTCGGAATGGATAAGTGAAACGGAAGGGAATGGCGAGATGGAAATCACGCAATTAGAACACAACAAACGAGTTCTCTATCGTTTATATTTTCCTGATTTCGACATGGGCTCATCGGGTGTGGTCGAAATAAAATCTACAGTCGACGGTTCTATAGTAACCTGGAGGGATGAAGGTTCTGTCGACAATAATCCAGTAAACAAATACTTCGCGTTGATGATGGATAGTATGATTGGCCCAGATTTCGAAATGGGCCTTGAAAACCTTAAGGTGCTGGTCGAAAACAACAGTTGATATGCCCGACGTTTTGATCTGAAAATATAAAAGTGCCGTAAACATCAGATTGGTTTACGGTACGTGGCATCGTCCATGAAAGAAAAAAATCTCCTTATTGCCGGCCTTTCACTTAATAAGTTAGCCGACCTATTAATATCAGCTAAGACCACCTTGACGGCGGTACTTCTAAGCGTTGGTGCCCCACTTTGGATGGTGGGGTGGTTAGTTCCTATCAGAGAATCAGGGGCGCTTCTTCCCCAAGTTTTTATCAGCGTCTATCTTCGAAAACACACGCAACGGCATATAGTTTGGCGCATTGGTATGGCAATACAGGCATTTGCTGTAGTCGGTATGCTATTTTCGGTCATATTCTTTTCTAGCTTCACAGCAGGCGCTTTGCTCCTAGCCTCTCTTATATTTCTAAGTTTAGGTCGTTCGGCGTGCTCGTTAACTGTGAAAGATATGGAAGCAGATGTCGCTGAAAAAGGAAAACGCGGCAATCTGATAGGGTCGGCCTCTACTATTTCTGGGGTGGTTACGCTCGTAATTTCAATACCTTTGGTTATTTTAAATGACAACCTTTCTTCAAACGTACTTCTGCTAGTTTTAGGTGGAAGTTTACTCTCCTTTGTTTTGACCTTGGTATGTGTGTGGCCCATCAAGACAAGTGTGGACACCGGTAGCGACAAAGAGAAAACGTTTAGTATCAACTTTGATTCTACTGTTTATAAATTTATTCTGGTAAGGGGGCTTTTCGTGCATTCGGCGCTCGTTGCTCCCTATTTCATGATTGAAAAAAATGGTGACGCGCAAGAGTTGCTACCAATTTATATAGGTGCTGAGGCTGCGGCTGCGCTTTTATCTTCGATTATTTGGGGGAGGCTTGCTGATAAAAGTGCAAAATTAACGCTACGGTTATCTGGTTTGCTAGCACTGTGTTCATGTGGAGGGCTTCTTTACTTGCAGTCCTCCTCTGTTGTCACATCGGCATTTCTATTCTTTTTGCTTTCAATTGCTCATACAGGAGTAAGGACGGGGAGAAAAACATATAGTTTAGACGTTAAAGATGGGCATGAGCGAACTGAGTTAGTCGGTTTTTCTAATACCGCGATAGGAGTAATTTTATTAGCATTTGGCGCTCTCTACGCTGCGCTAACCCCTGTTTTACCATTTTCAGTAGTTTATATTATGGCATTAGTACTTTTGGTGGCAGTTGTTATGACTGTAATTCTACCTTCTGAGAAGTAGATTTAAGGTCGAAGCAGAGCGATGCTGCTTTCTGTTTGGCCATTCGCTTTCTATGAGTACGTTCTTTGAATTTCTGCATGGATGCTGTGTCTCCAGCAGCAAAAGAAAAAGTGCTCTCAAAATCATTGATGACTTTGAGCCAATGAGGTTTGCCGAGGCCGATTAGCTTTATGTCGTCATCACTTTCGTGTGTTGCGGCTTCTTTATTATTATCAGTGAGTAACTTAATAGAGTCATCGAGAAGCTCACAATAGTTATTGAGGGTGAAATTTAAGCAGCGGTGGTTCTTACTTATCCTTTGACTTTTAAAAGGCATTAGCCCTTTAATCGGTTTGTTATTCAATGCGTTTGAAGCTAGCCTGGTATGTATACTAGTGTGATACGAGTTCTGTATGTTTGTTGCAGCCTTTGCACGAATTGGGTTTAAATCGACATAAGCCATACAGGAAAGTAGAGCCTTTTCAGTCAATAAAGCCTGTGAACGAAAACGCCCCTCCCAAAATCTGCCGGTACAGTTATCCTCTTCGTTGGCTTTTCTTGCAATAAACTCATTTAAGTTCCTCATAAACCAACTGATATCAAAGAGACGTTTTCTATAAACTTCAGCTGTAGCTTTAACTGCATCTAATTCACTATCTCTAAGTAATTCGCCCTTCATATATTTTTGAGTGAGGAGGGTGCCTTTGTGCATTTTATGCCACTGCTGTAAGACAGTTTCTGTCGGCCACGAAAGCGCAGCGCTTTTATTTACGCATAGAACAACATGAACGTGGTTGCTCATTACTGCATAAGCACAAATGTCTATAGAGAAAACTTTACTTAAAAATAGAAGCCTTTTCTCTACCCATGATTTTCTATGTTCATAACTAACGTTATTGTTTCGATCGTATCCACACAGATAACTGCGCCTTACACAGCGAGATATGCAGTGATAGTAAGGAGTGTCTTGAAGGCTAATGAGAGATTTTCTGCTTTGCGCCACTTTTTTCATCCAGCAAGGTTATATTACTTGAGCAGACCTTACCATCGGAGGCGCTGTTCTGTGACCTGAACAAAAGAGTGGTTTTTATCGTCACACGTCGATAACGGGGGATAGCTTACAAAGACACCCATCCTAAAGAGGCTGCAGCTACTAGAGACATCCATTCTTCAGAGCTTGGTATAGAGCGAAAGCTTGTAGAGACACCCATCTTAAAAATATTCTTAATATTTAGGGTGGGTGTCTTCATAAAACGGATACATGAAATCATGGACCCGTAACCAAAAGCTATCTACCCAAAAGCGCGTTGGCTGATTTCGATACAGGCGAGCGACCCAATACGTCAGAAATATACGATGAGGCTACAAGCAGCTTATTCATGTTCACTCCTGTGGAAATGTCCATGCCATTCAACATATACAGGACATCTTCAGTCGCTACGTTACCGCTGGCCCCTTTGGCATAAGGGCAACCTCCTAGTCCTGCAACAGCCGAATCTATGGTAGAAACACCATATCCTAGAGCCGTATATAAATTAACTAATGCCTGCCCATAAGTATCATGAAAGTGAGCTGCAATTTTGCTGACATCGATCTCTTTTAGTACATCATCAAGCATTACACTAGTCGCTTTTGGAGTGCCCACCCCAATAGTATCGCCTAGTGAAACCTCGTAACATCCCATATCAATCAGCTCCTTACTGACCTGTGTTACAGCTTTAGGTAAGATATCACCCTCATAGGGACAGCCCATTACGCACGAGACATAACCTCTGACTTTTATATTATTGTGATTGGCTAGTTCAAACAGCGCTTCGAAACGCTTTAAGCTTTCGCTTATTGAGCAGTTGATATTCTTTTGTGAAAAAGACTCAGATGCTGCACCAAATACTGCAACCTCTTTCACTCCCGATTCTATAGCCGCTTCTAGCCCCTTAAGGTTGGGGGTCAACGCAGAATAACGAATATTCGCCTTCGAATTTAGCGCTTTAATAACCTCACCTGAATTCGCCATTTGAGGCACCCATTTGGGCGAAACAAAGCTACCCGCCTCAATGCGGTTTAGGCCAGTTTCTGATAGAAGCTTTATAAGCTCTACCTTTTGCTCAACCCTTAAAGTCTGCTTTTCATTTTGAAGGCCGTCTCGAGGGCCGACTTCGACAATGCTTACTTCTTTAGGAAACGTCATATTAAACCTCGGCAGCTTCTTTGGTCGAAAATGCCAATAGCGTGGCCCCGCCATCAACTAGTTCACCAGGTTTGAAGAAGAACTCTTCTACTGAGCCGTCGTGTGGGGCAATGATACTATGCTCCATCTTCATCGCTTCCATGACTAAAATTGGATCACCTTTCTTAACCTGCTGATCTTTTTCAACTAAATGCGCAACTATTGTTCCATTCATAGGAGCACTTAAATTGGCATCATCACCATCACTGTTATGATCACCTAACGAGGGTGAAACTACACTAAATTTAGCATGGGTGTCTTTGTTAAAAAGAGTAAACACGCCATCATTTTCTGAAAACGAAAACGTCGATTTGTATCCATTGATTGTCGCTTTCAGCGTGCTTTCTATGATTTTTCCTTTTACTTCGAAGCTTTCGTTAGCTACCGTTAGCTCCCAAACAGGCTGACTCCCGTGTAGTAGATGTTTCACATCAACGCGGACCTCTTCTTGGCCGCAAATCAACGTTAGGGTTTCTTGGTGATTTCCATTAGGCCGCCACGCACCTGCAGTGGACCATACTTCAGGTGTGCGATTACTCAAGGTAATTTTTCTATTTAATAGGGAAAGTAACGCCATCGCTGGAATATTAGAATGGGTGTCTTCGCTAGCTATACGGTTAAACAACGAATCGTTATGCTTTTCAACAAATGTAGTTGTCAACTCAGCAGCACCGAATGCCGGGTGGGTAGCGACGCGCTTTAGGAAGTCAATATTTGTGCTTACACCGTCAATATAGTAATCGCCCAACGCACTAATTAGGCGCTTAAGGGCTATCTCACGGTTCTCTCCCCAAACTACAAGCTTGGCAATCATAGGGTCATAGAAAACGCTTACCTCATCGCCTTCCACAACGCCAGTATCAACACGGACTACGTCATTTTCTTTTGGTGTGCGCAACAGGCACAGCGTGCCGGTGGAAGGTAGAAACTCGTTGTTCGGATCTTCAGCATAAATACGTGCTTCGAATGCGTGTCCTGTTAGAGTAAGTTCCTTTTGTTGCTTAGGTAGGGGCTTACCTTCAGCAATAGTTAATTGCCAGTGAACCAAATCTTCCCGGGTAATCATTTCTGTAACAGGGTGTTCAACCTGCAAGCGCGTATTCATTTCCATAAAGTAAAATGAATCGTCTTCATCAAGTAAGAACTCTACAGTTCCTGCACCTACGTAATTAATTGCTTTCGCCGCCAGTATCGCCGCTTCGCCCATTTTTTCTCTCACTGACTGAGACATATTAGGCGCTGGCGCTTCTTCAATAATTTTTTGGTGACGGCGTTGCACCGAACAATCACGCTCGAAAAGATATACACCGTTACCATGGGTGTCACAGAAGACTTGTATTTCAACATGACGAGGACGGGTTAGGTACTTTTCAACCAGCATATGGTCGTCACCAAAGCTGGCCATAGATTCACGTTTAGCGGCGTTTAAAGCCTGAGAAAACTCTTTCTCGCTCCACACTTGGCGCATGCCTTTACCGCCGCCACCAGCTGCGGCTTTTAAAAGCACTGGATAGCCCATCTCATCGGCAGCGCCTTTCAACACTGCTTCACTTTGTTCGTCGCCATGATAGCCTGGAACCAATGGAACGCCTGCTTTTTCCATGATGTGCTTCGCGGCAGATTTGGAACCCATCGCTTCTATTGCAGATGCGGGTGGACCTACAAAGATAATATTGTTTTCTGCGCACAGATTTGCAAATTCAGCATTTTCAGAGAGAAAGCCGTAACCCGGGTGGATAGCATCTACACCCAGCTCTTTCGATTTCTCAATAATGAGTTCACCACGTAAGTAACTTTCTTTTGACGGAGATGGCCCTAGATAAACTGCTTCGTCAGCCATTTGTACATGAAGTGCATTCTCATCCGCGTCTGAATAAACAGCTACGGTTTTTATACCTTGTGCGTTGGCTGTCTTTATAACGCGGCAGGCTATTTCGCCACGGTTTGCGATTAGTAATTTATTTATCATTTTGTACCTCCACCCATGACGCACTGCGCTTTTCTAAAAAGGCTGACAAACCTTCTTGACCTTCATCAGAAGTTCTAACTTGTGCAATAAGCTTGCTCGTTTTTGTGAGAAGGGCATCGTTAATCTCTTGCGTAGACACCCATTGCACCAAGTCTTTTGCTTTCGCCACTGCTTGAGGGCCGTTTTTCAGTATGTTTGATACAATGTCATCTATAGTGCTATCTAGCTCATCTTCGGTAACTGATTCGCTTAATAAACCTAGTCGTCGTGCTCTACGCGCAGAAAACACTTCAGCGGTCTGGAAGTATCGTCGGCACACTCGTGCGCCCATTGCTTCAACAACGTAGGGGCTGATAGTCGCTGGGATAAGGCCTATTTTAACTTCGCTTAAGCAAAACTTGCTAAGCTTGCTTCCAATAGCAATATCGCAACAGGCAATTAAACCAACTGCGCCTCCAAAAGCTGCACCTTGTACTCTCGCTATTGTGGGCTTTGGCATTTTATAAAGCGTCTGCAGCATGGTTGCTAATGCAAAAGCGTCACTTTCATTTTGCGCTTCGGTATAACTGGCCATTTTTTTCATCCAGTTAAGATCGGCGCCTGCGCTAAAACTTTTACCTTCCGCTCTTAAAATAAGCGCACGCACGTTTTCGTCTTCGCCCGCTTTTTTAAACAAACGAGTCAGCTCGATTATCATTTCATCGTTGAAAGCATTGTGTTTTTCAGCTCTGTTTAAAGTAACAGTGGCAATATTTCTATCATCTACGCTGTAAATAACTGATTGTTCCATAACCCGAACTCCTACATTCTAAATATGCCAAATTGGGTGTCTTCGATAGGCTTGTTGAGAGTCGCTGACAGCGATAGCCCAAGCACTAATCGCGTATCCGCCGGGTCAATAACGCCATCGTCCCAAAGCCTTGCAGATGCATAGTATGGATGTCCTTGCTTTTCGTAGGTATCAACAACGGGTTGTTTGAATGCTTTCTCTTCTTCTGCGCTCCAAGATTCGCCAGAACGCTCTTTTTGGTCGCGTTTTACCTGTGCGAGAACACCTGCTGCTTGCTCACCGCCCATCACAGAGATGCGAGCATTTGGCCACATGAAAAGAAAGCGTGGGTCATAGGCTCTGCCGCACATGCCGTAGTTACCTGCACCAAAACTTCCGCCGATAAGCACAGTGAGTTTTGGTACATTCGCGCACGCTACAGCGGTTACCATTTTGGCACCGTGTTTTGCGATCCCGCCATGTTCGTATTGCTTACCAACCATAAATCCGGTGATGTTTTGCAAAAACACGAGGGGAATTTTTCGCATTGCGCAAAGCTCGACGAAATGAGCACCTTTGAGCGCACTTTCACCGAAAAGTATGCCGTTGTTCGCAACAATGCCGACAGGGAAACCGAATATGCGAGCAAACCCACAAACAAGGGTAGTGCCATAAAGGGGTTTGAATTCATCGAAATCTGAATCATCAACGATTCGAGCAATAATTTCCCTCACGTCATAAGTCTGACGACTATCGGCAGGCACGATGCCATATATCTCTTTTGTGTCGTAGCGTGGAGGTTTCACCGCAGCAACGTCTAAGTCTTGAGGTTTCTTTCGGTTTAACCTTGATATAGCATTTCGGGCTAGAGAAAGTGCATGATGGTCATTGTTGGCTAACTGATCAGCAACCCCTGAAATACGAGTGTGAACGTCTCCGCCACCAAGTTCTTCTGCAGTTACCACTTCACCTGTTGCTGCTTTAACAAGAGGTGGCCCACCTAAGAAAATAGTCGCCTGCTCTTTAACGATAATACTTTCATCAGCCATAGCAGGAACATAAGCGCCACCTGCTGTACAGGAGCCCATAACTACCGCAATTTGTGGGATATTCTTTGCAGACATATTCGCCTGATTGAAGAATATGCGGCCGAAGTGATCTCTGTCGGGGAATACATCATCTTGGCGCGGTAAGTTAGCACCACCTGAATCCACAAGATAAATACAAGGTAAGTTATTTTGCTCTGCGATGGTTTGAGCTCGAAGGTGCTTTTTAACAGTTAGAGGGTAGTAAGTCCCGCCTTTGACAGTGGCATCATTAGCTACAATCATGCACTCGATGCCAGCAACAATACCGATACCGGCAACAACCCCTGCACAGGGCACATAGTCTTCATATACTTCCCAGGCTGCTAACTGGCCTATTTCGAGAAATGGAGTATCCGGATCGATGAGGGCGTTTATTCTGTCACGTGGTAGTAGTTTCCCTCGCGAAATGTGGCGTTCGGCTGCTTTTTCTCCACCACCTTGACAAATTTGTTCTATTTTTTCGACTAAATCATTTACCTGAGCCTGCATGTGCTGGGCGTTTGCGATAAATGTTTCGGACTTCGTATTTATACTTGAGCGAAGAACGGGCATGACCCCTCCTTGTGTTGGGCGTATGCGACGGCTGTCGCATTAACCACTAGTTAGCAATATGATTAGCGAGACCCCCATGCTAAGTACTTTCGCTGCGGTGGGTGTCTTTGTAATTCATTGGCCTATAAATAAAGTTCAGCTTTCGTAAATGTACCTAATAAGATTTAGGGTGGGTGTCTTGCTAATTTCTATAAAGCAAAGAGCGTTTAATTTTTCTTTGTTCAATAGAATTTGCCTTTTACCCGTAATCCCGATCTACTTAGATTCGTTGAAAAGCTCGCGGCCGATAAGCATGCGGCGGATTTCCGATGTACCTGCACCTATTTCATAAAGCTTGGCGTCACGTAATAGGCGGCCAGTAGGATATTCATTGATATAGCCATTACCCCCTAGTAACTGAATAGCGTCTAATGCCATTTTTGTGGCCAGTTCTGCTGAGTAGAGAATCGCGCCAGCCGCATCTTTGCGTGTTGTTTCACCGCGATCGCAAGACTGAGCAACGGTGTATACATAGGCTCGAGCCGCATTCATCTGTGTATACATATCAGCGACTTTGCCCTGTACCAGTTGGAATTGACCAATTGACTGACCAAACTGCTGGCGGTCGTGAATATAAGGAACAACAATATCCATGCACGATTGCATAATGCCGAGTGGGCCGCCGGATAAAACAAGACGCTCGTAATCTAAGCCGCTCATTAGTACACGAACGCCTTCGCCTTCTTTGCCAAGAATATTTTCGGCTGGTACTTCACAATCTTCGAACACTAACTCGCAAGTGTTCGAGGAGCGCATGCCAAGTTTGTCGAGCTTTTGCGCGCGACTAAAGCCCGGAAAGTCACGCTCCACAATAAATGCTGTGATACCTTTTGGGCCGGCATCAGGGTTGGTTTTTGCATAGATAACAAAAGTATGTGCATCAGGGCCATTCGTTATCCACATTTTATTACCGTTGAGAATGTACTTGTCGCCGCGCTTTTCAGCTTTTAATTTCATGCTAACGACGTCAGAACCTGCGTTAGGCTCACTCATTGCTAACGCACCGATGTGTTCACCGCTTACTAGCTTAGGAAGGTACCTTTCACGCTGAGCGTCGTTACCATTTTTAAAAATTTGATTAACGCATAGGTTTGAATGTGCGCCGTAGCTCAATCCGATACCACCTGATGCGCGGCTAACCTCTTCCATCGCAATAGTGTGGGCGAGATAGCCCATGTCAGAGCCACCGTATTGCTCTGAAACAGTTACACCCAATAAACCCATATCGCCTAGCTTAGTCCACAGTTGATTTGGGAATTGGTTATCTGCGTCTGCTTGCTCAGCCAGAGGAGCAATCTCATTTTGTGCAAATTGGTAGACCTGGTCACGTAACATCTCGATGTCTTCACCAAGTCCAAAATTCAAAGTAGGGTAGGAGGTGTTCATGCGATATTTCCTCGTTTTAATTCTGCGAGTTCTTCACGGCAGCGTGCTTCAACATCATCCAGTTCTGTCATTAGCATCTGAATATCTTCTAATTGTTGTTTAAGCACTGCTCTTTTTTGCTCAGTCATTTCAAGCATGGCCTCTAGCTGAATGGCCGAGTTGGGGTTAGTGTCGTACATGTCGAACAGTGTTTTGACTTCAGCAAGGGAAAAACCTAAGCGTTTTCCGCGCAAGATAAGCTTTAAGCGCACTCTGTCCTTGTTTAAATAAACGCGATTTTGGCCAGTTCTGGACGGCGACATTAGCCCTTGCTCTTCATAAAAACGAATTGAACGAGGTGTGATGTCAAACTCTCGCGCGAGTTCACCTATTGCATATGTTGTTTCGTCTTCGTACTTGCTCATTACACGTACCTTGTTTTTAGCGCTGTTTAACACCCTTATCTTTGCGTGGGTGTCTTTGTAATTAATTTTTCTGTAGTAGGTTGGGTGTCTTCGCAATCGCACTATTGTTTTAAAGCAGCATCTTTTTCATACCACTATATTAAAACGTAGTGTTTGGTTGACACATACCTGGTACAGGTTTACGTTAACGTTAATTACATTTTACGTTAAGGTAAAGTAACATTTTGCTAACGTCAATTTTTCATGGTGAAGGCAAAGCATAGCCGCTATTAGAGGTGTTTACTTTTGTATACATCTATGCGGCCTTCTTCACTTAACTCTATAATTTAAATGAATTTTAAGGGCACGGTTATGAGTAAAGATTCAGTAGTTATTGTCGCGGCTAAACGCACACCAATGGGTGGTTTTAACGGTAATTTGTCTTCGCTTACTGCGACCAAACTTGGAGAAGTTGCGATTAAAGCAGCCTGTGAAGGTATGGATGTCTCTGCAATTGATGAAGTTATTATGGGGTGTGTATTACCCGCAGGCCTTGGCCAATCACCTGCACGACAAGCATCACTGTGGGCGGGGCTTCCGTTAAGCGCCGGTGTTACAACCATTAATAAAGTATGTGGCTCGGGCTTAAAAGCGGTAATGATGGCGCATGACTTAATCAAAGCGGGTAGTGCAACATCAGTTGTAGCGGGTGGAATGGAGAGCATGAGTAATGCGCCCTACATGCTGCCTAAAGCAAGAACGGGTTATCGTATGGGGCACGGTCAAGTGCTAGATCACATGATGCTTGATGGGCTAGAAAATGCTTATGATGGCAAAGCAATGGGATGTTTTGCGCAAGATACGGCCGATGAAGAAAACATATCTCGCGGAGAAATGGATGAATTTGCACTAAGCTCGCTTTCAAAAGCACATGAAGCAATAAATAGCGGTACATTCGTTGATGAAATAGTGCCGGTAACAATCTCGTCTAGAAAGGGCGACACCGTGGTTGATACCGATGAAGGCCCGGGTTCTGCACGTCCTGAAAAAATACCAACTTTGAGACCTGCTTTCAAAAAAGACGGTACGGTCACTGCGGCAAACTCAAGCTCAATCTCCGATGGTGCTGCAGCACTGGTTGTTATGAGTGAGAGTAAAGCGAAAGAACTTGGTTTAGCGCCACTGGCACGTGTAGTTGCTCACGCTACAAATTCTATTGAACCCGAAAACTTTACTGTGGCACCTGTTGGAGCAATGAAAAAGGTGTTGGATAAAGCAGGCTGGACAAAAGAAGAAGTTGATTTGTTTGAGATTAACGAAGCTTTTGCAATGGTGACTATGCTGGCAGTTAAGAAACTTGGGCTTGATGAAAATAAAGTGAACGTGAAAGGTGGTGCATGTGCATTGGGCCACCCAATCGGTGCATCAGGCGCACGTATTTTGGTAACTCTGCTGCACGCGCTTAAGCA encodes:
- a CDS encoding hydroxymethylglutaryl-CoA lyase is translated as MTFPKEVSIVEVGPRDGLQNEKQTLRVEQKVELIKLLSETGLNRIEAGSFVSPKWVPQMANSGEVIKALNSKANIRYSALTPNLKGLEAAIESGVKEVAVFGAASESFSQKNINCSISESLKRFEALFELANHNNIKVRGYVSCVMGCPYEGDILPKAVTQVSKELIDMGCYEVSLGDTIGVGTPKATSVMLDDVLKEIDVSKIAAHFHDTYGQALVNLYTALGYGVSTIDSAVAGLGGCPYAKGASGNVATEDVLYMLNGMDISTGVNMNKLLVASSYISDVLGRSPVSKSANALLGR
- a CDS encoding enoyl-CoA hydratase/isomerase family protein, with the translated sequence MEQSVIYSVDDRNIATVTLNRAEKHNAFNDEMIIELTRLFKKAGEDENVRALILRAEGKSFSAGADLNWMKKMASYTEAQNESDAFALATMLQTLYKMPKPTIARVQGAAFGGAVGLIACCDIAIGSKLSKFCLSEVKIGLIPATISPYVVEAMGARVCRRYFQTAEVFSARRARRLGLLSESVTEDELDSTIDDIVSNILKNGPQAVAKAKDLVQWVSTQEINDALLTKTSKLIAQVRTSDEGQEGLSAFLEKRSASWVEVQNDK
- a CDS encoding acetyl-CoA carboxylase biotin carboxylase subunit; translation: MINKLLIANRGEIACRVIKTANAQGIKTVAVYSDADENALHVQMADEAVYLGPSPSKESYLRGELIIEKSKELGVDAIHPGYGFLSENAEFANLCAENNIIFVGPPASAIEAMGSKSAAKHIMEKAGVPLVPGYHGDEQSEAVLKGAADEMGYPVLLKAAAGGGGKGMRQVWSEKEFSQALNAAKRESMASFGDDHMLVEKYLTRPRHVEIQVFCDTHGNGVYLFERDCSVQRRHQKIIEEAPAPNMSQSVREKMGEAAILAAKAINYVGAGTVEFLLDEDDSFYFMEMNTRLQVEHPVTEMITREDLVHWQLTIAEGKPLPKQQKELTLTGHAFEARIYAEDPNNEFLPSTGTLCLLRTPKENDVVRVDTGVVEGDEVSVFYDPMIAKLVVWGENREIALKRLISALGDYYIDGVSTNIDFLKRVATHPAFGAAELTTTFVEKHNDSLFNRIASEDTHSNIPAMALLSLLNRKITLSNRTPEVWSTAGAWRPNGNHQETLTLICGQEEVRVDVKHLLHGSQPVWELTVANESFEVKGKIIESTLKATINGYKSTFSFSENDGVFTLFNKDTHAKFSVVSPSLGDHNSDGDDANLSAPMNGTIVAHLVEKDQQVKKGDPILVMEAMKMEHSIIAPHDGSVEEFFFKPGELVDGGATLLAFSTKEAAEV
- a CDS encoding MFS transporter codes for the protein MKEKNLLIAGLSLNKLADLLISAKTTLTAVLLSVGAPLWMVGWLVPIRESGALLPQVFISVYLRKHTQRHIVWRIGMAIQAFAVVGMLFSVIFFSSFTAGALLLASLIFLSLGRSACSLTVKDMEADVAEKGKRGNLIGSASTISGVVTLVISIPLVILNDNLSSNVLLLVLGGSLLSFVLTLVCVWPIKTSVDTGSDKEKTFSINFDSTVYKFILVRGLFVHSALVAPYFMIEKNGDAQELLPIYIGAEAAAALLSSIIWGRLADKSAKLTLRLSGLLALCSCGGLLYLQSSSVVTSAFLFFLLSIAHTGVRTGRKTYSLDVKDGHERTELVGFSNTAIGVILLAFGALYAALTPVLPFSVVYIMALVLLVAVVMTVILPSEK
- a CDS encoding transposase — encoded protein: MAQSRKSLISLQDTPYYHCISRCVRRSYLCGYDRNNNVSYEHRKSWVEKRLLFLSKVFSIDICAYAVMSNHVHVVLCVNKSAALSWPTETVLQQWHKMHKGTLLTQKYMKGELLRDSELDAVKATAEVYRKRLFDISWFMRNLNEFIARKANEEDNCTGRFWEGRFRSQALLTEKALLSCMAYVDLNPIRAKAATNIQNSYHTSIHTRLASNALNNKPIKGLMPFKSQRISKNHRCLNFTLNNYCELLDDSIKLLTDNNKEAATHESDDDIKLIGLGKPHWLKVINDFESTFSFAAGDTASMQKFKERTHRKRMAKQKAASLCFDLKSTSQKVELQS
- a CDS encoding SRPBCC family protein — its product is MGALKKVLVVVGVVILLFVITSFFIPNEYSVERKVSIDAEPSEIYPYVVDLKEWQKWGVWFKRDPNMKLDYSGPDRAIGMRSEWISETEGNGEMEITQLEHNKRVLYRLYFPDFDMGSSGVVEIKSTVDGSIVTWRDEGSVDNNPVNKYFALMMDSMIGPDFEMGLENLKVLVENNS
- the glgC gene encoding glucose-1-phosphate adenylyltransferase encodes the protein MADQSSRYISNLTRDTYALILAGGKGSRLHELTTWRAKPALYFGGKFRIIDFPLSNCVNSGIRRIGVVTQYKSHSLIRHLVRGWGHFKKELGESVEILPASQRFSDSWYEGTADAVFQNIDIIRDELPKYVMILSGDHIYRMDYGDLLAKHKESGAKMTVSCMSVPLEEAAGAFGVMSVDENYRINGFEEKPANPTPLPNDPTRCLASMGNYVFDTEFLFEQLRVDSENMGSQRDFGKDIIPSIIADHPVYAYPFEQSGGDNAYWRDVGTIDSFWEANMEMVAPVPQLNLYDRKWPIWTYQEQLPPAKFVWEDHDRRGEAINSVVSGGCIISGSTLRSSICFSNVRVHSYGLIEDAVILPDVEIKRHCKLKKVIIDRGCVVPEGTTIGYDHEQDKARGFRVSEKGVVLVTREMLGQPVGGLSASSKQN